One segment of Lytechinus variegatus isolate NC3 chromosome 13, Lvar_3.0, whole genome shotgun sequence DNA contains the following:
- the LOC121426857 gene encoding protein FAM221A-like isoform X1: MGDRGYNLRFGPGAAESVDQYLEYRRIVGDDDGGTLFTPEQYEEYKKKVIPTRMKNRLFVSWTSPTGMDCKMIGPETKCFCQHRYKQHKTDFEKIPTERPIMLPCRVKGCKCVSFNYVPLNGSQPIRCRCKHYSDDHSEEQHHGCRKPGCQCVAFKSSFTCSCTQPTYAHETIVETKEERQARGHPVGHNVPYQAMGGLTGFSSLAEGYMRLDDSGLGTPDEAFLNQAIGSSDHPFLRMHGPTLKQLEGRNGQEVAQLTDDMANFKLTGTDSDMEYYEKRYQQRLKEERMRARAAPNIKPPARRQALPQTRSGSLSGGKTKPTSSKSGKPSGK; this comes from the exons ATGGGAGACAGAGGATATAATTTACGGTTTGGACCAGGGGCTGCCGAATCAGTGGATCAATACTTAGAGTACAGAAG gattgttggtgatgatgatggaggcaCATTGTTCACACCGGAGCAGTATGAGGAGTACAAGAAAAAAGTCATCCCAACCCGTATGAAGAATCGCTTGTTTGTGAGCTGGACATCGCCCACTGGAATGGACTGCAAGATGATCGGCCCAGAAACAAAGTGTTTTTGCCAGCACAG GTACAAGCAACATAAGACAGACTTTGAGAAGATCCCCACAGAGCGGCCCATTATGCTGCCTTGCCGGGTCAAAGGTTGCAAGTGTGTCTCCTTCAACTATGTGCCACTCAACGGCagtcagccaatcagatgtcGGTGTAAGCATTATTCCGATGATCATTCTGAAGAACAACACCATGGATGTCGAAAAC cGGGATGCCAGTGTGTAGCTTTcaaaagttcattcacctgCAGCTGTACGCAGCCGACCTATGCGCATGAAACCATCGTAGAGACTAAGGAAGAGAGACAGGCCAGAGGTCATCCTGTGGGTCACAATGTTCCTTACCAAGCCATGGGAGGACTGACAGGGTTTAGCTCTCTAGCAGAAGGGTACATGAGACTCGATGACAGCGGACTTG GTACACCAGATGAAGCATTCTTGAATCAAGCCATAGGATCAAGTGATCATCCATTCCTACGCAtgcatggaccaaccctcaaaCAGCTCGAAGGCAGGAATGGTCAAGAAGTGGCCCAGCTGACCGATGACATGGCTAACTTTAAGCTAACAGGGACTGATTCTGATATGGAATACTATGAGAAGCGATACCAGCAGAGG TTAAAAGAAGAGCGGATGAGAGCAAGAGCTGCCCCGAACATCAAGCCCCCTGCTCGTAGGCAAGCCTTACCTCAGACAAGATCAGGATCATTGAGTGGTGGTAAAACAAAGCCCACTTCTTCAAAATCTGGGAAGCCTTCTGGGAAATAG
- the LOC121426857 gene encoding protein FAM221A-like isoform X2: MKNRLFVSWTSPTGMDCKMIGPETKCFCQHRYKQHKTDFEKIPTERPIMLPCRVKGCKCVSFNYVPLNGSQPIRCRCKHYSDDHSEEQHHGCRKPGCQCVAFKSSFTCSCTQPTYAHETIVETKEERQARGHPVGHNVPYQAMGGLTGFSSLAEGYMRLDDSGLGTPDEAFLNQAIGSSDHPFLRMHGPTLKQLEGRNGQEVAQLTDDMANFKLTGTDSDMEYYEKRYQQRLKEERMRARAAPNIKPPARRQALPQTRSGSLSGGKTKPTSSKSGKPSGK; encoded by the exons ATGAAGAATCGCTTGTTTGTGAGCTGGACATCGCCCACTGGAATGGACTGCAAGATGATCGGCCCAGAAACAAAGTGTTTTTGCCAGCACAG GTACAAGCAACATAAGACAGACTTTGAGAAGATCCCCACAGAGCGGCCCATTATGCTGCCTTGCCGGGTCAAAGGTTGCAAGTGTGTCTCCTTCAACTATGTGCCACTCAACGGCagtcagccaatcagatgtcGGTGTAAGCATTATTCCGATGATCATTCTGAAGAACAACACCATGGATGTCGAAAAC cGGGATGCCAGTGTGTAGCTTTcaaaagttcattcacctgCAGCTGTACGCAGCCGACCTATGCGCATGAAACCATCGTAGAGACTAAGGAAGAGAGACAGGCCAGAGGTCATCCTGTGGGTCACAATGTTCCTTACCAAGCCATGGGAGGACTGACAGGGTTTAGCTCTCTAGCAGAAGGGTACATGAGACTCGATGACAGCGGACTTG GTACACCAGATGAAGCATTCTTGAATCAAGCCATAGGATCAAGTGATCATCCATTCCTACGCAtgcatggaccaaccctcaaaCAGCTCGAAGGCAGGAATGGTCAAGAAGTGGCCCAGCTGACCGATGACATGGCTAACTTTAAGCTAACAGGGACTGATTCTGATATGGAATACTATGAGAAGCGATACCAGCAGAGG TTAAAAGAAGAGCGGATGAGAGCAAGAGCTGCCCCGAACATCAAGCCCCCTGCTCGTAGGCAAGCCTTACCTCAGACAAGATCAGGATCATTGAGTGGTGGTAAAACAAAGCCCACTTCTTCAAAATCTGGGAAGCCTTCTGGGAAATAG